Below is a window of Spirochaetae bacterium HGW-Spirochaetae-1 DNA.
AGGTGATGAATTTTTTCAATCCGGTTTCCCGAGAGGTTCATGGCGATGATGTTGACGCAGTTTTCGATTCCGCTGAGGTCGCTGAAATCATAATCGGATAGATCGATATCGCCGTCCAGGCCCCGGAGGTCCGTGGCCGTCAGTGTTATGTCCAGGTCGCCCAGAAGAACCTGCGTTATGACTTCGGCAAATCCGAATTCTTCATCGTTTTCATGATCCTCATCTTCCCGATCGGTTTCGTCCTCGTAACCCGCGTCATCATCGAAGGACCGTTCATTGTATCCGAAATCGTCGTGGCTGAAGCGGTACTCCTCGTCGAATTCGACACGGTAAGTGTCGGGAAGTTTTGCCTTACGGCCCCTGGAGAGATATATTTTTTTCAGGCGCGTCAGTTCGTTGATATCACCCGTTTCATAATATGCATCAATGTCACGGTGGATTTTGGCAAACCTGTCGGGGTGATATACCTGAATGATGGCGGCAAAAAGCCTGGCCGTGGACCCGCCTGCCGTATTGATGTCCAGCAGTTCGGCATAGCGAGCCAGGTCATTATATTTTTTTTCCCTGTACCGGGCGATGATTCCCGCCGAAATCTCCTTCAGCAGGTCTCCGCTGATTTTCTCTTTCAGTTCATCATAGAGGGATTGAATATCTGAAGCCATGTACTTCCTCGGGGAAATAATTATTAAGATCTCTTTCTCCGCTTCTAAAATGCGGTCAAGGGAGAATTGTTCACGGCAAAGAGAATACTGTTGTCCCATGGTGTCAAGGATGTTTATGATGAAAATTGAGGGGCATGGAAATGATTCGGGAAAGATGCTTGATAAGCATAATCCATGGCTGTCAGCCCTGCCTGAGAATCGGCCATTGCCCCGTAATTTTGCCGCCGCGCAGGGGCAGGATGTCTCCGAACTGGAGAAAAACAAATTCGCTCTGTTCGGGACGCAGGAAAATGTGGTCGCCCACATTGAGCGGTATCTTTCCCGAGCCGTTTACCATGTGCTGGTTGGTGCTCTGTCCGTAGAGCCCGTTGTTCTGCAGTCCTTCCGGTGATTCATACCTGGCCATCCACTTGCCGCCGTAAATGAAAAATGATTGCTCCGAATTCGGGTCCCACCAGGATGTCAATCCTTCGGCCGCTTCGATACCCGGGATGAAAGTATGGCCCAGTTTTTTCAGGACGGGCGTGGCGATAAAGGAGGCCGGGATAAAATCGTCAAGGCTCGTGATATCGAAATCCGTGGGTTTTACAAGGCAGGAACCGGCTGAAAGATCCCTTGCCAGGCTTCCGGCCTTGTGAAGTCTCAGTGTGGGGCTGCCCGCACCGTTCAGACAGAGCCCGTCGATTCGTATTCCGCCGCGGTGTTTTCTTGCCATGTCGATGAATTCCCCGTAGCGTTTCTGGGAGCGGGCATAGGCCGCGGCCGGACTGGTTATGATGCGGGGAATTTTTACAACGTGGGGATCGTATCCCATGAATCCGGAGAATTCCAGGTGCGCCGGGTCAGCGAGAATCCTGTCCAGAATGGGAACAAGGTCTGACGGAGCCCTGACTCCTCCCCTGTGCAGTCCCACATCGATCTCTACATTGATTTTCAGTTTCAGATTCTGCGCCCGTGCCAGTTCCTGGTACCGGCTGAGCCTCTCTTCCGTATCGACGAGCCATTGCAGCTGCCGCGATGGATCAAAGCCGGAACGCCGTGAAAAACGGCGGTAAAAAATATGGGCGCTTTCTACGGGCATGGGCTTTCCCATGAGCACATCGGAACGGGGGAATTTTTCAGCTACGTGGCTCAGAAAGGGCTGGTGGAACACCATGAGCCGCGGGGTTCGGGCCCTTTTCATAATGTGGTCCAGCAGGTCCGGGCTCGGCAGGGATTTTACCACAACGCGGTACTGTTGGTCTCTGCCGAATCCTTTCATGAGCGTGTCTATGTTGCGGTCAAGAATGTCCAGGTCAACCAGCATGGCGGGTCTGTGGGTTCCGTTCTTTTTCAGTTCTTCATTGAGCGATTTGAAATAAGGAGAGTAGGGAGCGCCTTTTCGTGATGGCTTGAAGGCATATACCGAGGCAAGGCCGGCCCCGGCTCCGGCCAGTAGTATCAGGAACTGTCGCCTGTTCATTACATCCTCCCTTCTGATCGGGATAAAATAATTATGAGTGATTAAAGGCAGGAATAAGACACAATGTCAAGGAATAAAATTAGCAGATAAATGAGAGGATAAGGATACGGGAGGGAGCGAGTCCCTCCCGTATCTGAAGTAAAACCATGTCAGCCAAGGATTCCCGAGGATTTTATTTTTACATATTCCTCCGGCTTTTTCCCCAGGATGTCCCTGATAACGCTTTCATTATGCTCGCCCAGTTTCGGCGCCGGACCGCGGGCCTTCATGACGCTGTTCCTGGCCTTGTATGCCGGTCCGGGAATGGTAAAGGTTCCTGCCCCGGGCTGCTCCAGTTCCTGCAGGAGTCCCCGTTCCCTGGTATGGGGATGTTCTATAACGTCCTGTACGGAGTGCACCGGCGCTCCCGGGACACCGTTTTCGATAAGGATGTTCCATAACTCCTTTGTTGTATAAGCGCCTGTCCATTGTTCTATTATCTCCTTCAATGCCGGTTCATTGGCGTTCCGTTTCATGAAATCCTTGAAGCGTTCGTCATCGGCAAGTTCCGGCCGTCCCATTGCGCCGGCCAGCATTTTGAAGGTGTGGTCTCCGGCGCAGATGATCATTATGTGGCCGTCGGACGTTTTGTAAGTGTCGAAAGGAGTAACAAAGGGATAACGGTTTCCCGTGCGGGGAGACATCTTTTTGTTGATGGTGTAGTCCATGAATTTAGCCTCGAGAAACTGGACCGCCACATCATACATAGCTATATCAATATAATCGCCGCGCCCGCTTTTTTCTCTTCCATACAGCGCTGCTGCGATGGCATAGGCGGAAAACATTGAGCTGGCCATGTCCATGATAAGCGTGCCTGCCCTGACTGGAGGATTCTCGGGAAAACCCGTGGTGCTCATGAGCCCGCTGGCCGCCTGTATTACGGAATCATAAGCGGGAAGAGGTGAGAGCGGGCCGTACTGGCCGTAACCTGAAATGGAGCACATGACAAGACGGGGATTTATCTGGCACAACGTATCGTAATCGATACCCAGCTTTTTCATGACGCCGGGACGGAAATTTTCCACCAGGACATCGGAGGCCGCAACGAGTTCTTTAAAGAGCTGCACCCCCTCGGGTTTTCTCATGTCCAGGGTCAGGCTCTTTTTGCCGTGGTTCATTACCACAAAGGAGGCCGACATGCCATCCTTGTATGGAGGGAAAAAGCGCGCCTCATCGCCTGTACCCGGCCGCTCAACCTTGATTACTTCCGCACCCATATCTCCCATGAGCATTGTGCAGACCGGTCCTGACACCGTGTTTGTAAAATCTATGATTCTGGTTCCTTCAAAAATATCCATCATGATCACACCTCCAGTGTTGTCTATATCTATGGGGCTTTTGGAACCGCCGGCGAAGCTCCGCTCCATATATGAGCCTGTGCGGCGCCTGCCTTTCCGGCGGGAGCCACACAGGAACAATGGATATATTGTGCAGCAGGAGAAATATTTGTCAAGAAATAGTTGTAAATTGCAAATAAAATAGTTGAAAAATGCAAGTAATATTGTATTATTAAATTGGGGCATTGATACAGGCAATTTTCCGGTCCGGAGGAAATATTTACACGTTCCCTGTAAAAGAGCCTGTTCTCCCGGAGTTTTCATTTTCGATCGGCTGCAGGAGTTGTAAAGTGAGGATTATCTTTAAAGCGACAATCAGTTTTTCCTGAAGAGGGAAATCTGCCTTGATATGGCCACAAGCTCTCCGCTAGTATCCCAGAGTTCCCCGTCCTCTTCGCAGATCCCATGGCTCACGAAGCGTGTTTTGAATACGGCCCGGAGTGCCTCGTCCCCCGCGGGGATGCTTCTCACGTTGAGGCTGAATTCGATTGTTGGAACCCAGGCCACGGGTCCCTGGCTCACGAATACGGGGGGAGGGAATGCATCGGTAAACAGGGAAACGGACATGAGGTCATGGTCTCTTTTCTCCTTGAACGAGATCCAGCCCCGGTGTTCCGAAACATCGGTAAGACTCCCCTTCATCCATCCGGCGCAGCAGGGATCGAGAAGTATATCCATGTTGTCGTAGAGCGTATAATTGGGAATGCTCGGGATGAGGAAGCATTCTTCGGGCGGCGCGAGCTCGGGCGGTCCCGATTCAAAGCGTTTGTCCATGCCGTTGTTTTTCGGATCAATGAACGTTCCGCAGGCCCGGACTTTTTCCGTACCATCCTGGATAATGCGTGCCTGTATGCGGTCGAACTGGCTGGATTGCGTTATCCTGTCCACGGCGATGACGGCGGGGCCCGGCTTGCACCGCGAGATGAAATTCGCCGTGATGATGGGCGTGGATTTTTTCTCGCTTACGTGGTCCATGGCTGCGGCCAGGAGAGCGATGAGGTAGCCGCCATTGGGTGCTCCGTTTATGAGCCACCTGTCGGATATGACGGCATCATATACGCCATCGGTGTTTTTTACCAGGTTCATGTCACTGTCAAAGGAATGCATTGATATCCTCCATGTTGAAGTACTCATAAACTGCTGTTCAGATTTGGCAAGAAGAATATTTTGTTATGCCCCCTAAATCCCCCAAAGGGGGACTTTTAAATATTTGCACAAAAAGTATATTAGCCGGGGGCAACGACTCTCAAAGTGATGAGGAGAAAAATCGGGTTGACTTTCGGCTGGAAACAGGTATGATCAATACCATCATATATCGCTAAAAGGAGAAAATAATGAAAGGTAATGAAAAACTGATCAGCGCATTGAACGTTCTGCTTGCCGATGAACTTACGGCCATCAATCAGTACATGGTGCATTCCGAAATGTGCGATGACTGGGGATATGAAAAACTCCACAAGCATTTTGAAAAACGCGCCATCGACGAGATGAAACATGCCGAGATCCTCATCGGACGGATACTTTTTCTCGAAGGGACTCCCACGGTGTCGACCCTGAACAAAATTCTCATCGGCGCTAACGTGCCGGTTCAGCTGAAAAACGATCATACCGCCGAGGAAGGAGCCATCAAGGCCTACAATGACGCCATCGTACTGGCCGGCGAAGTTCGTGACTACGCCACCCGCGACATCCTTCAGCAGATTCTCAATGATGAAGACCAGCATATGGACGACATCGAAGGGCTCCAGAGCCAGATCGAACAGATGACGCTCCCGGTGTTCCTCACCACGCAGGTCACGGAGTAATCACACCTGAAAAGGGGAGTGGCCGGTGCGCACGTCACTCTGAAAATTTCGGGAGGGGCAGGATAGGGGCACGCCGTCATGCATCGCGGATATACCGGGGCCCGGAGACCCGGCGATATACGTGCTTTGCCGCTTCGCCCGATAGGGTTTCGGCGTACCTGTATCACCCTCCTCTTGAATTTTTAAAAGCTCAGTCCGACCAAAACCATTTTTGTATATTCTATTTTGCAGCCAATATTTTTCCCTGTGAAAACAAATGCGGTTCCCATGCCGGTACTCGTGTGATGCCATATAAATCCTGTTTTTTACAAACGTTAAAAATAAAACCGTCTCGACGGTTTTTATCTTGACATTGTTTTTAAAGTGTCTTATTCTCATGATAGAAAAAACCATCAATGGAAATCAGTACTTTTTGATGGTATATAAATAATCATATATCAATTTGGAGGCGGCAATGGGATCGAAGCGGTATTTATTTATAGCTTTCCTGTCTTTCCTGCTCGCATGGGGAGTTTTTACCGGCAGGGCAATGGCCACGGAACAGCTTGATGATTCAGTCAAGACAGAGGTTGAGAATGAATTGAAAAAGGCCGGGATCCTGGGATGTACGGTAGATATCAATGTGCGCATCGATGTTCCCGAATCGGAGAACCCCTACCTTGCTGAATCGAAATACGCAGAAGACGAAAAAGAAGCCTCACTCTGGGCGCTGGTTATAAAACCGAAACGGGTCCTTACCCAGGGACCGCAGCCAACTATATTCATGGCCACGGCCTACCGGCGTGAGATTATGGGCATGCTTGTCATCCCCATGATTTCTTATGGTTACAATGTAGTGGTCTGTGATATGCGCGGTACCGGTTCTTCCGAAGGTCACTGGAACACCATGGGATTCATCGAATCCTATGATGTGAAATATATAATAGACGACTGGATTCCTGCCCAGTCCTGGTCCGACGGCTCCATCGGCATGGTGGGCCCTTCCTATATGGGCATCCTGCAGATGCTCGTGGCGGGCCTCGTGGATTGTGATGCGCAGGGGAATCCCATACACTTCAAGGCCAGTATAGCTCAGGTTCCCTACAGCGACGTCTACGCCGATATCGCCCTCCACGGCGGAAACTTTGACCTGGAATTTATCACTTTCTGGATTTTGCTTACTGAAGGCATGAGCTCTATGCCCGGCCTTATCTTTCTCGGGGAGGACGCACAGCTTCCCTATCCCTTCATCGCCAAGGACCTGGCGGACATTCAGGAGGGTGTTGACGAGTTGCTGGCTTCAATAAATCAGTTCCCGGAACCGCTCGTTGATCTCATTCTTGAGTCCAACAACGACATGCGCAGTGAGGAGTTCCTCCAGAAATCACCCTTCATATTCTGGCCCGATAAGCCCGCAGGCGGCTGGGACGTGGGCATCCGCGACGAGGGAAAGCGGGTTTACCCAAAGAATCTCCCCACGGTTATAACGGGAGGATGGTATGATATATTTACCCGGGGATGCCTGAACCAGTACACCTACGGACTGAAAAATCACTCGGCGGCCGACAAGGCCCTTATCGTGGGTG
It encodes the following:
- a CDS encoding carnitine dehydratase, with product MKTPGEQALLQGTCKYFLRTGKLPVSMPQFNNTILLAFFNYFICNLQLFLDKYFSCCTIYPLFLCGSRRKGRRRTGSYMERSFAGGSKSPIDIDNTGGVIMMDIFEGTRIIDFTNTVSGPVCTMLMGDMGAEVIKVERPGTGDEARFFPPYKDGMSASFVVMNHGKKSLTLDMRKPEGVQLFKELVAASDVLVENFRPGVMKKLGIDYDTLCQINPRLVMCSISGYGQYGPLSPLPAYDSVIQAASGLMSTTGFPENPPVRAGTLIMDMASSMFSAYAIAAALYGREKSGRGDYIDIAMYDVAVQFLEAKFMDYTINKKMSPRTGNRYPFVTPFDTYKTSDGHIMIICAGDHTFKMLAGAMGRPELADDERFKDFMKRNANEPALKEIIEQWTGAYTTKELWNILIENGVPGAPVHSVQDVIEHPHTRERGLLQELEQPGAGTFTIPGPAYKARNSVMKARGPAPKLGEHNESVIRDILGKKPEEYVKIKSSGILG
- a CDS encoding alanine racemase; this translates as MNRRQFLILLAGAGAGLASVYAFKPSRKGAPYSPYFKSLNEELKKNGTHRPAMLVDLDILDRNIDTLMKGFGRDQQYRVVVKSLPSPDLLDHIMKRARTPRLMVFHQPFLSHVAEKFPRSDVLMGKPMPVESAHIFYRRFSRRSGFDPSRQLQWLVDTEERLSRYQELARAQNLKLKINVEIDVGLHRGGVRAPSDLVPILDRILADPAHLEFSGFMGYDPHVVKIPRIITSPAAAYARSQKRYGEFIDMARKHRGGIRIDGLCLNGAGSPTLRLHKAGSLARDLSAGSCLVKPTDFDITSLDDFIPASFIATPVLKKLGHTFIPGIEAAEGLTSWWDPNSEQSFFIYGGKWMARYESPEGLQNNGLYGQSTNQHMVNGSGKIPLNVGDHIFLRPEQSEFVFLQFGDILPLRGGKITGQWPILRQG
- a CDS encoding thioesterase family protein; this encodes MSTSTWRISMHSFDSDMNLVKNTDGVYDAVISDRWLINGAPNGGYLIALLAAAMDHVSEKKSTPIITANFISRCKPGPAVIAVDRITQSSQFDRIQARIIQDGTEKVRACGTFIDPKNNGMDKRFESGPPELAPPEECFLIPSIPNYTLYDNMDILLDPCCAGWMKGSLTDVSEHRGWISFKEKRDHDLMSVSLFTDAFPPPVFVSQGPVAWVPTIEFSLNVRSIPAGDEALRAVFKTRFVSHGICEEDGELWDTSGELVAISRQISLFRKN
- the bfr gene encoding bacterioferritin encodes the protein MKGNEKLISALNVLLADELTAINQYMVHSEMCDDWGYEKLHKHFEKRAIDEMKHAEILIGRILFLEGTPTVSTLNKILIGANVPVQLKNDHTAEEGAIKAYNDAIVLAGEVRDYATRDILQQILNDEDQHMDDIEGLQSQIEQMTLPVFLTTQVTE